The Nocardia arthritidis genome has a window encoding:
- a CDS encoding DUF5682 family protein has product MPRGDGLTAMAQETPGGAVTRIFGIRHHGPGSARSLRLALAQFRPDTILIEGPADADPLVAYVAADGMMPPVALLAYAPDAPARSAFWPFAVFSPEWQALCYAVENVVPVHFCDLPASAVLALNDEPGDGIDPLAELAAAAGYDDAERWWDAVVESSADATAFEAITEAMGALREAAERGEFVPMTHPAEFERPVAAPEDPDSVAAATAIDEPDANPLAPEVIRIDAHTLRREAYMRQTMRKALKSGAQRLAVVCGAWHAPALTGEQGKLGPAAPDTRLLKGLPKTKAALTWVPWTHSRLATTSGYGAGIDSPGWYHHLFTETEQPITRWLTRVAGVLRAHDLPVSSAHIIESVRLADTLAAMRNRPVAGLAEVTEAVRAVMCGGDETVVHWVAAELVVGEALGSVPENAPTVPLDADLRASIRTLRLKQEPQARTVDLDLRREREVAKSRLLHRLRLLGIDWGTPASSEVRSTGTFRETWTLRWRPEFAVAIIEASRWGTTIRTAAEAKILDLAGRAGSTVGELTAALELALLADLGGATDGLIARLESVAALDHDVTHLLAALPALIRTLRYGDVRGTDTKALAHVADGLLVRVCAGLPGAVSGLDTEAATQLRSLIDQAHIAIHTRDDAWATGEWLAALRRIADRAEVHGALAGRAVRLLCDAGLIDGTDSARRLSAALSVGNIPAAKAAWIDGFLGGRGLLLVHDRELLRLIDSWLRGLREEQFIEVLPLLRRTFGEFESGERRAIGQAVTESGSAPTTLTDEYDINRGIAAIRTAAEILGVSA; this is encoded by the coding sequence ATGCCGCGAGGTGACGGGCTGACCGCCATGGCACAGGAGACGCCTGGCGGCGCGGTCACGCGGATATTCGGCATCCGGCACCATGGTCCCGGCTCGGCGCGGTCGTTGCGGTTGGCGCTGGCGCAGTTCCGGCCCGACACGATTTTGATCGAGGGACCGGCCGATGCCGATCCGCTCGTCGCCTATGTGGCCGCCGACGGCATGATGCCGCCGGTCGCGCTGCTGGCCTACGCGCCGGATGCGCCCGCGCGGTCGGCGTTCTGGCCGTTCGCGGTGTTCTCGCCAGAGTGGCAGGCGCTGTGCTACGCGGTGGAAAACGTTGTGCCCGTGCACTTCTGCGATCTGCCAGCCAGTGCGGTACTTGCGCTGAACGACGAACCCGGCGACGGCATCGATCCACTCGCCGAATTGGCCGCGGCCGCCGGATACGACGACGCCGAGCGCTGGTGGGATGCGGTTGTCGAATCATCCGCTGACGCAACGGCTTTCGAGGCCATTACCGAGGCCATGGGCGCACTGCGCGAGGCGGCCGAACGGGGCGAGTTCGTACCGATGACGCATCCGGCGGAATTCGAGCGGCCGGTCGCCGCACCGGAGGATCCGGATTCGGTCGCCGCGGCAACCGCGATCGACGAACCCGACGCGAATCCCCTTGCGCCCGAGGTAATCCGGATCGATGCACATACGCTGCGCCGCGAGGCCTATATGCGCCAGACCATGCGCAAAGCCTTGAAGAGCGGCGCACAGCGCCTGGCCGTTGTCTGCGGCGCATGGCACGCACCGGCGCTCACGGGCGAACAGGGCAAACTCGGCCCCGCCGCACCCGATACCCGCCTGCTCAAGGGACTTCCGAAAACCAAGGCGGCGCTCACCTGGGTGCCGTGGACGCATTCCCGGCTGGCCACCACCTCCGGCTACGGTGCGGGCATCGACTCGCCCGGCTGGTACCACCATCTGTTCACCGAGACAGAGCAGCCGATCACCCGCTGGCTCACCAGGGTGGCGGGTGTGCTCCGCGCACACGATCTGCCGGTGTCCAGCGCGCACATCATCGAATCAGTAAGGCTCGCCGACACTTTGGCGGCCATGCGGAATCGGCCGGTGGCCGGGCTCGCCGAGGTCACCGAGGCGGTGCGCGCGGTGATGTGCGGCGGCGACGAAACCGTCGTGCACTGGGTGGCCGCCGAACTCGTGGTGGGCGAGGCGCTGGGCAGCGTCCCCGAGAACGCGCCGACGGTTCCGCTCGACGCCGATCTGCGCGCGAGCATCCGCACGCTGCGGCTCAAACAGGAGCCGCAGGCCCGCACCGTCGATCTCGATCTGCGCAGGGAGCGCGAGGTCGCCAAATCGCGGCTGCTGCACCGGCTCCGGCTACTCGGCATCGATTGGGGCACACCGGCTTCCAGCGAGGTGCGCAGCACCGGCACCTTCCGGGAGACGTGGACGCTGCGGTGGCGGCCGGAGTTCGCCGTCGCCATCATCGAGGCCTCCCGCTGGGGCACCACCATCCGGACCGCCGCCGAGGCGAAGATTCTCGATCTCGCGGGCCGAGCGGGCAGCACGGTCGGCGAGTTGACGGCCGCGCTGGAACTGGCGCTGCTCGCCGACCTCGGCGGCGCCACCGACGGTCTGATCGCACGGCTGGAATCCGTTGCGGCCCTTGATCACGACGTCACCCACCTGCTCGCAGCGCTGCCCGCCCTGATCAGGACGCTGCGCTACGGGGATGTCCGCGGCACCGACACCAAGGCGCTCGCGCACGTCGCCGACGGTCTGCTGGTGCGGGTGTGCGCGGGTCTGCCCGGCGCGGTCAGCGGCCTCGACACCGAGGCGGCGACCCAGCTGCGCTCGCTGATCGACCAGGCGCACATCGCGATTCACACCCGCGACGACGCGTGGGCCACCGGCGAATGGCTGGCCGCGCTGCGCCGCATCGCCGACCGCGCCGAGGTGCACGGCGCGTTGGCCGGCCGCGCGGTCCGGCTGCTGTGCGACGCCGGGCTGATCGACGGAACCGATTCCGCGAGAAGGCTTTCCGCCGCCCTCTCGGTGGGCAATATCCCGGCGGCCAAGGCGGCCTGGATCGACGGCTTCCTCGGCGGCCGCGGATTGCTGCTGGTGCACGACCGAGAGTTGTTGCGCCTCATCGACTCCTGGCTGCGCGGCCTGCGGGAGGAGCAGTTCATCGAGGTGTTGCCGCTGCTGCGCCGCACCTTCGGCGAATTCGAATCGGGTGAGCGCCGGGCCATCGGCCAGGCCGTCACCGAGAGTGGTTCAGCACCAACGACCCTCACCGACGAATACGATATCAATCGCGGCATCGCGGCCATCCGCACCGCCGCCGAAATACTCGGAGTTTCCGCATGA
- a CDS encoding VWA domain-containing protein has product MTEESHLRRWRLVLGAAAEPELGGLGGSGDSDDAGMDRALSALYNTADDQAAGARGGGLGGSAPRVARWLGDIRNYFPSTVVEVMQRDAVDRLNLTQLLLEPELLAAVEPDVHLVGTLLSLNRVMPETTKATARTVVEKVVRDIERRIAAHTVAAVSGALRRAARSTRPRHRDIDWDRTIRRNLANYLPEHRTVVPEKLVGYGRKAQAVRREVVLAIDQSGSMAASVVYAAVFGAVLASMRSLRTSLVVFDTEIVDLTEQLADPVDVLFGTQLGGGTDINRAIAYCGSLITKPNDTLFVLISDLYEGGIRDEMLRRINAMKESGVRVVVLLALSDEGAPSFDHDNAAALAALGVPAFACTPDRFPELLALALDRGDITAWANGATP; this is encoded by the coding sequence ATGACCGAGGAAAGTCACCTCCGGCGTTGGCGTTTGGTGCTCGGCGCGGCCGCGGAGCCGGAACTCGGCGGCCTCGGCGGCTCGGGCGATTCCGACGACGCCGGTATGGATCGCGCGCTCTCGGCCCTCTACAACACCGCCGACGACCAGGCCGCGGGTGCGCGCGGCGGCGGCCTCGGCGGTTCCGCGCCGCGAGTCGCCCGCTGGCTCGGCGATATTCGCAATTATTTCCCGTCGACGGTGGTCGAGGTGATGCAGCGCGACGCGGTCGACCGGCTGAACTTGACCCAGCTGCTGCTCGAACCCGAACTGCTCGCGGCCGTCGAACCGGATGTGCACCTCGTCGGCACCCTGCTGAGCCTCAACCGGGTGATGCCGGAAACCACCAAGGCCACCGCCCGCACGGTGGTCGAGAAGGTGGTGCGCGATATCGAGCGACGCATCGCCGCGCATACCGTCGCCGCGGTGTCCGGCGCGCTGCGCCGCGCCGCCCGCAGCACCCGCCCGCGGCACCGGGATATCGACTGGGACCGCACCATCCGCCGCAACCTGGCCAACTATCTGCCCGAACATCGCACGGTGGTGCCGGAGAAGCTGGTCGGCTACGGCCGCAAGGCCCAGGCGGTGCGCCGCGAGGTGGTGCTGGCCATCGACCAGTCCGGCTCCATGGCGGCCAGCGTGGTGTACGCGGCGGTGTTCGGCGCGGTGCTGGCGTCGATGCGCTCGCTGCGCACCTCGCTGGTCGTCTTCGATACCGAAATCGTCGATCTCACCGAACAACTCGCCGATCCGGTCGACGTGCTGTTCGGCACGCAGCTCGGCGGCGGCACCGATATCAACCGCGCCATCGCCTATTGCGGGTCGCTGATCACCAAACCGAACGACACGCTGTTCGTGCTGATCTCCGACCTGTACGAGGGCGGTATCCGGGACGAGATGCTGCGCAGGATCAACGCCATGAAGGAGTCCGGGGTGCGGGTCGTCGTGCTGCTCGCCCTCTCCGATGAGGGCGCGCCGTCGTTCGACCACGACAATGCCGCCGCCTTGGCCGCACTCGGCGTACCCGCCTTCGCCTGCACCCCGGACCGCTTTCCCGAGCTGCTCGCCCTGGCCCTCGATCGCGGCGATATCACCGCATGGGCCAACGGCGCTACTCCGTGA
- a CDS encoding SPFH domain-containing protein, translated as MDVLIGVVVGIVIAILVVLFILFRVAWRVAEPDEALIISGFRAGRGAADAGDQMGFRIVTGRGTLVAPGLTKVRRISLEAHESQITVPCVSQQKINLALTGVVMYKVGDDYRSIANAARRFLDRPAQELETKVQNVFVGHLRAIAGSMTVEDMISDQDKFSEQVRDRCSGEMESFGLVIDSFQIQSIASESNYIANLAIPHQAEVEQRARIARANAERDAIAQEQAAQAQIALARRDTEIKKAGYQAEVDQATQKAAQQGPLAQATARQEVVEVETRVAQLQAQQTEQQLQVDIRKPADAEAYRQTTLATAARDAHIHQAEAQAQETRLRAEAAAAQTKLAAEAEAEAVRVRASAQAEATRLNGQAEADAIKARGLAEADAVRARMEAEAAGIRQRAEAMSQNQEAVIAQQVAERLPEIVAAAAAPFEHVGQFTVLNGAQGVTSALAEIIQQAGALTGLARESLLPAIKQTAEVAETNGHVADGLTE; from the coding sequence GTGGACGTCCTCATCGGGGTCGTTGTCGGGATCGTCATCGCGATCCTCGTGGTGCTTTTCATACTGTTCCGGGTGGCCTGGCGGGTCGCGGAACCTGATGAGGCACTGATCATTTCGGGTTTCCGGGCCGGGCGCGGCGCAGCCGACGCCGGCGATCAGATGGGTTTCCGCATCGTCACCGGCCGGGGCACGCTGGTCGCCCCCGGTCTGACCAAGGTGCGCCGGATCTCGTTGGAGGCGCACGAAAGTCAGATCACCGTGCCGTGTGTGAGCCAGCAGAAGATCAACCTCGCGCTCACCGGTGTGGTGATGTACAAGGTCGGTGACGACTACCGGTCCATCGCCAACGCGGCGCGGCGATTCCTGGACCGTCCGGCCCAGGAGCTGGAGACCAAGGTGCAGAACGTCTTCGTCGGCCACCTGCGCGCCATCGCCGGTTCGATGACCGTCGAGGACATGATCAGCGATCAGGACAAATTCTCCGAGCAGGTGCGCGACCGCTGCTCCGGTGAGATGGAATCCTTCGGGCTGGTGATCGACAGCTTCCAGATCCAGTCCATCGCCAGCGAATCGAATTACATTGCCAACCTGGCGATTCCGCATCAGGCCGAGGTCGAGCAGCGGGCCAGGATCGCCAGGGCCAACGCCGAGCGCGACGCCATCGCACAGGAACAGGCGGCGCAGGCGCAGATCGCGCTGGCCCGCCGCGACACCGAGATCAAGAAGGCGGGCTATCAGGCCGAGGTCGACCAGGCCACCCAGAAGGCCGCGCAGCAGGGGCCGCTGGCCCAGGCCACCGCGCGGCAGGAGGTGGTCGAGGTGGAGACCAGGGTCGCGCAGTTGCAGGCGCAGCAGACCGAACAGCAGCTGCAGGTCGATATCCGCAAGCCCGCCGACGCCGAGGCCTACCGGCAGACCACCCTGGCCACCGCGGCCCGCGACGCGCACATCCATCAGGCCGAGGCGCAGGCGCAGGAGACCAGGCTGCGCGCGGAAGCCGCTGCGGCACAGACGAAATTGGCGGCAGAGGCGGAGGCCGAGGCGGTCCGGGTGCGGGCATCGGCGCAGGCGGAGGCCACCAGGCTGAACGGTCAGGCCGAGGCCGACGCGATCAAGGCGAGGGGCCTGGCCGAGGCCGACGCGGTGCGGGCGCGGATGGAGGCCGAGGCGGCCGGTATCCGGCAGCGGGCCGAGGCGATGAGCCAGAACCAGGAGGCGGTGATCGCCCAGCAGGTGGCCGAGCGGCTGCCGGAGATCGTGGCCGCCGCGGCCGCGCCGTTCGAACACGTCGGCCAGTTCACCGTTTTGAACGGTGCGCAGGGCGTCACCTCGGCACTGGCCGAGATCATTCAGCAGGCCGGTGCGCTCACCGGTCTGGCCAGGGAGTCGCTGCTGCCCGCGATCAAGCAGACCGCCGAGGTCGCGGAGACCAACGGGCACGTCGCCGACGGGCTCACGGAGTAG
- a CDS encoding MarR family winged helix-turn-helix transcriptional regulator encodes MDDSIALEDLARLVRRASQELDKAIATCLGETSVGRWHVLSAVADGSGRSMSQLTEATLLVGASLTRLIDAMISDNLVHRKVDDTDRRRVLVFPTRRGLLTYQVMNTAIAESGLDALAADRGRLARALDGFIERLHAAEPVPAK; translated from the coding sequence GTGGACGATAGCATCGCGCTCGAAGACTTGGCGCGACTGGTGCGCCGGGCGTCACAGGAATTGGACAAGGCGATCGCGACCTGCCTCGGCGAAACCTCGGTCGGCCGTTGGCATGTGCTGTCCGCGGTCGCCGACGGATCCGGTCGCTCGATGTCACAGCTCACCGAGGCCACACTGCTGGTCGGCGCCAGTTTGACCAGGTTGATCGACGCGATGATCTCCGACAACCTGGTGCACCGCAAGGTCGACGACACCGACCGCCGCCGGGTTCTGGTCTTCCCGACCCGCCGCGGACTGCTCACCTATCAGGTGATGAATACGGCCATCGCGGAAAGTGGGCTGGACGCGTTGGCCGCCGATCGGGGCCGATTGGCGCGGGCGCTGGACGGCTTCATCGAGCGATTGCACGCCGCCGAACCGGTGCCGGCCAAGTAG
- a CDS encoding ABC transporter permease: MADPMRKVALRNLAAHKLRLALTLLSVILGTAFIAGSFVFTDTLQSTFNGIFSSQIKGVDIRVSSEEQMSQGVPVGAVDLVSGVSGVRTVAPRVSGPLILLDKSGRPVQTGGAPSWGQSYLPPERAVAEPERIVEGVAPTHDGEIAINASGAQRAGLKVGDKAKIVVPQQSRDNSMLELTVTGIYRVSSDTGGIIGLLFDDAQARSLFTDPYHVQFIDVAVAPGAKVDQVRDQIAKQLPGFKVQDAAQLRADLEAQIGKTLKFVNYFLFAFGAIALVVGTFIIYNTFSMIVAQRLRELALLRAVGASRAQVGVSVVAEAFVIGLLGSAIGLGAGVALSFGLSGLLNAFDVGLPTGTMSLQPRTVLVSIGLGVLVTVLSAYAPARRAARIPPVEAMREEFASIGESLRLRTVFGTVLAVAGTVVAYIGAQSTGDSAAKTVGIGAGALILAVLLVSPALSRPIVGSLGTLSRLFGPIGRIARNNAVRNRRRTAATAFALTLGLMLVSAIGMLGASAKASIGALVDKGVKAEYILTGPPSSFLGIPVTTGDAAKSVPGVRDVVAMRGTNLKVGNDALIATSADGPLDAVLNYEIAQGSKTLGDTDVLVSQAEAAERNWHVGQQVQLTTLNVGLNSKEPEKISLTVSGIYKDTQLLGRLVVPATVYDRVTPEKFRSDFIVLVTAKPGADMAALRAGLEKATDPLRIVQVQDHEQFKGTQGQQINTMLAILYGLLALAVVIAILGIVNTLALSVVERRREIGMLRAVGMQRVQVRRTIYLESVLISIFGAVVGVVLGLGLGVGFLRTLRDLGLDQISVPWTQLVLMLLASGVVGVLAALWPGIRAARTPPLAAIADL, from the coding sequence ATGGCCGACCCCATGCGCAAGGTCGCGCTGCGCAACCTTGCCGCGCACAAGCTGCGCCTCGCGCTCACGCTGCTCTCCGTCATCCTCGGCACCGCGTTCATCGCGGGATCCTTCGTCTTCACCGACACGCTGCAGAGCACCTTCAACGGCATCTTCTCCAGTCAGATCAAGGGCGTCGACATTCGGGTCAGCTCGGAAGAGCAGATGTCACAGGGTGTTCCGGTCGGCGCGGTCGATCTCGTCTCCGGCGTCAGCGGTGTGCGCACGGTCGCGCCGCGGGTCAGCGGGCCGCTGATCCTGCTCGACAAGAGCGGTCGTCCGGTGCAGACCGGCGGTGCGCCGAGCTGGGGCCAGTCCTACCTGCCGCCGGAGCGGGCCGTCGCGGAACCGGAGCGGATCGTCGAGGGCGTCGCGCCGACGCACGACGGTGAGATCGCCATCAACGCCAGCGGTGCGCAGCGCGCCGGGCTGAAGGTCGGCGACAAGGCCAAAATCGTTGTCCCACAACAATCGCGGGATAACAGTATGCTCGAGCTCACGGTCACCGGGATCTATCGGGTCTCCTCCGACACCGGTGGAATCATCGGGCTGCTGTTCGACGACGCGCAGGCGCGGTCGCTGTTCACCGATCCGTATCACGTGCAGTTCATCGATGTCGCCGTCGCACCGGGGGCGAAGGTGGACCAGGTGCGCGATCAGATCGCGAAACAGTTGCCCGGCTTCAAGGTTCAGGACGCCGCCCAGTTGCGCGCCGATCTGGAGGCACAGATCGGCAAGACGCTGAAGTTCGTCAACTACTTCCTGTTCGCCTTCGGCGCCATCGCGCTCGTGGTCGGCACCTTCATCATCTACAACACCTTCTCGATGATCGTCGCGCAGCGATTGCGCGAGCTGGCGCTGCTGCGGGCGGTCGGCGCGAGCAGGGCGCAGGTGGGCGTCTCGGTGGTCGCCGAGGCGTTCGTCATCGGATTACTCGGCAGCGCAATAGGTCTCGGTGCGGGCGTCGCCCTCTCGTTCGGACTTTCCGGACTGCTCAACGCGTTCGACGTCGGCCTGCCGACCGGGACGATGTCGCTGCAGCCGCGCACCGTGCTGGTCTCGATCGGGCTCGGCGTGCTGGTGACGGTGCTCAGCGCGTACGCGCCCGCGCGCCGGGCCGCCCGGATCCCACCGGTCGAGGCGATGCGCGAGGAATTCGCATCGATCGGTGAATCGCTGCGGCTGCGAACCGTATTCGGCACGGTGCTGGCGGTGGCGGGCACCGTCGTCGCGTACATCGGTGCGCAGTCCACGGGCGACAGTGCCGCGAAGACCGTCGGAATCGGCGCTGGGGCACTGATTTTGGCCGTACTGCTGGTCTCGCCCGCGCTGTCCCGGCCCATCGTCGGCTCGCTGGGCACGCTCAGCAGACTGTTCGGGCCGATCGGCCGGATCGCCCGCAACAATGCCGTGCGCAATAGACGCCGAACGGCCGCAACGGCTTTCGCGCTGACACTGGGTCTGATGCTGGTTTCGGCGATCGGCATGCTCGGCGCTTCGGCCAAGGCGAGCATCGGCGCGCTGGTGGACAAGGGTGTCAAGGCCGAATACATACTGACCGGACCTCCCAGCAGCTTCCTCGGCATCCCGGTGACCACCGGTGACGCGGCGAAATCCGTTCCCGGCGTTCGCGATGTGGTCGCGATGCGGGGCACGAACCTGAAGGTGGGCAACGACGCGCTGATCGCCACCTCCGCCGACGGACCGCTGGACGCGGTGCTGAACTACGAGATCGCGCAGGGCTCGAAGACACTCGGCGACACCGATGTGTTGGTCTCGCAGGCCGAGGCCGCCGAGCGGAATTGGCATGTGGGACAACAGGTTCAGCTCACCACGCTGAACGTCGGGCTGAACAGTAAAGAGCCGGAGAAGATTTCGCTGACGGTGTCCGGGATATACAAGGATACCCAGCTGCTCGGCAGGCTGGTGGTGCCCGCGACCGTCTACGACCGGGTGACGCCGGAGAAATTCCGCAGCGACTTCATCGTGCTCGTCACCGCGAAACCCGGCGCGGATATGGCCGCGCTGCGCGCCGGTCTGGAGAAGGCGACCGACCCGCTGCGCATCGTGCAGGTGCAGGATCACGAGCAGTTCAAGGGAACTCAGGGCCAGCAGATCAACACCATGCTCGCCATCCTCTACGGTCTGCTCGCGCTGGCCGTCGTGATCGCGATCCTCGGCATCGTGAACACCCTGGCGCTGTCGGTGGTCGAGCGGCGCAGGGAGATCGGGATGCTGCGCGCCGTCGGCATGCAGCGCGTGCAGGTGCGCAGGACCATTTACCTGGAATCGGTGTTGATTTCGATCTTCGGTGCGGTGGTCGGTGTCGTGCTCGGGCTCGGCCTCGGCGTCGGATTCCTGCGCACGCTGCGGGATCTGGGGCTGGACCAGATCTCGGTGCCGTGGACGCAACTGGTGCTGATGCTGCTGGCGTCCGGTGTGGTCGGAGTGCTCGCGGCGCTGTGGCCCGGTATCCGGGCGGCCAGGACGCCACCGCTGGCGGCGATCGCCGATCTGTGA
- a CDS encoding substrate-binding domain-containing protein, which produces MAPFGFRDTVDIALVVPLSGPAGMFGPSCEACADLAIDDINAAGGILDRPVRLHPVDAGAPLPLLAERIDRMVSAGAIDGVVGWHLSNARKVITPRTAGRVPYVYTTFYEGGEDSDGVYMVGETPDQQLFPALRWLRAELGIRRWCVVGNDYVWPRETARVTKDFVRTTADLEVIGEIFLPLGGRDFRGALDLIGGSSAQGVLLFMVGADCAAFNRAFARAGFDDRRVRLSMMIGEDVLYAGGATSTRGLFTASGYFESLVSSAGMDFGARYLREFGPAAPALNNIGESCYEGLLLFASLAETARSLDLRTIERSAAGVSYGGPRGEVRVRGAHTTQPVYLAGADALEFGVLAELS; this is translated from the coding sequence TTGGCGCCGTTCGGATTTCGTGACACGGTAGATATCGCACTGGTGGTGCCGCTGAGTGGTCCGGCAGGCATGTTCGGGCCGTCCTGCGAGGCGTGCGCCGATCTGGCCATCGATGACATCAATGCCGCGGGCGGCATACTCGATCGCCCGGTCCGGCTGCATCCGGTGGACGCGGGCGCACCGCTGCCGCTGCTGGCCGAGCGGATCGATCGAATGGTGAGCGCCGGAGCGATCGATGGCGTCGTCGGCTGGCATCTGTCCAACGCGCGCAAGGTGATAACGCCGCGCACCGCGGGCCGGGTGCCCTACGTGTACACCACCTTCTACGAGGGCGGCGAGGATTCCGACGGCGTGTACATGGTGGGCGAGACACCCGATCAGCAGCTGTTCCCCGCGTTGCGCTGGCTGCGCGCCGAACTCGGGATCCGGCGCTGGTGCGTGGTCGGCAACGATTATGTCTGGCCGCGCGAAACAGCCCGGGTGACAAAGGATTTCGTGCGGACCACGGCGGATCTCGAGGTGATCGGCGAGATCTTCCTTCCGCTCGGCGGGCGCGATTTCCGCGGCGCGCTCGACCTGATCGGCGGATCGTCGGCGCAGGGCGTGCTGCTGTTCATGGTCGGCGCCGACTGCGCCGCCTTCAACCGCGCCTTCGCCAGGGCCGGATTCGACGACCGCCGGGTGCGCCTGAGCATGATGATCGGCGAGGACGTGCTGTACGCGGGCGGCGCCACGAGCACGCGCGGACTGTTCACCGCCTCCGGCTATTTCGAGAGCCTGGTGTCCAGCGCCGGGATGGATTTCGGGGCGCGGTACCTGCGTGAATTCGGGCCCGCCGCACCGGCGCTGAACAATATCGGCGAATCCTGTTACGAGGGGCTGCTGCTGTTCGCCTCGCTCGCCGAGACCGCGCGCAGCCTCGACCTGCGCACCATCGAGCGCAGCGCGGCCGGGGTCAGCTACGGCGGCCCGCGCGGCGAAGTGCGGGTGCGCGGCGCGCACACCACCCAGCCGGTGTACCTGGCGGGCGCGGACGCCCTGGAGTTCGGTGTGCTGGCCGAACTCTCGTAA
- a CDS encoding ABC transporter ATP-binding protein has translation MTSQALGSGTAVSVPTGAAASAIDLGKVYGSGDTRVTALDGVSTEFAKGEFTAIMGPSGSGKSTLMHCLAGLDSASSGIVRIGDTDLTNLSDKQMTRLRRDRIGFVFQAFNLVPTLTALENITLPLDIAGRKPDQDWLDTVLKRLGLTDRLTHRPSELSGGQQQRVACARALAGKPEIIFGDEPTGNLDSRASEEVLNILRAAVDEFEQTVVIVTHEPHAAGFADRVIFLADGRIVDEMRDPTSDTVLDRMKSLEQA, from the coding sequence ATGACTTCGCAAGCTTTGGGTTCCGGCACCGCTGTGTCGGTGCCGACCGGCGCCGCCGCGAGCGCCATCGACCTCGGCAAGGTCTACGGTTCCGGCGACACCCGGGTGACGGCCCTGGACGGAGTGTCCACCGAGTTCGCGAAGGGAGAGTTCACGGCGATCATGGGTCCGTCCGGATCCGGCAAGTCGACCCTGATGCACTGCTTGGCCGGGCTCGACAGCGCCAGCTCCGGAATCGTGCGGATCGGTGACACCGACCTGACCAACCTCTCCGACAAACAGATGACCCGTCTGCGCAGGGACCGAATCGGCTTCGTCTTCCAGGCATTCAACCTGGTGCCGACGCTCACCGCGCTGGAGAACATCACGCTGCCGCTGGATATCGCGGGCCGCAAACCCGATCAGGACTGGCTCGACACCGTGCTCAAGCGGCTCGGGCTCACCGACCGGCTCACCCACCGGCCCAGCGAACTGTCCGGCGGCCAACAGCAGCGGGTGGCCTGCGCCCGCGCGCTCGCGGGCAAACCCGAGATCATCTTCGGCGATGAACCCACCGGCAACCTCGATTCGCGCGCCTCGGAGGAGGTGCTGAACATCCTGCGGGCCGCCGTCGACGAATTCGAGCAGACCGTGGTGATCGTCACGCACGAGCCGCACGCCGCGGGCTTCGCCGACCGGGTGATATTCCTCGCCGACGGACGCATCGTCGACGAAATGCGCGACCCGACCTCCGATACCGTGCTGGACCGGATGAAATCGCTGGAGCAGGCGTAA